In Rhodococcus sp. OK302, one genomic interval encodes:
- a CDS encoding PaaI family thioesterase, with product MDLEQLVATMPFAVHTGIELDSAAPEQVVGHLDWDSHRTTAGNGMHGGALMTLADSVGAVCAFLNLPAGASTSTTSSSTVFTRGVRKGTVTATARPLHAGRSTIAVVTELRDDEGRLVAQVTASQAVLGQ from the coding sequence ATGGATCTCGAACAGCTTGTAGCAACAATGCCGTTTGCAGTACATACCGGAATCGAACTGGACAGCGCGGCTCCCGAACAGGTTGTCGGGCATCTGGATTGGGATAGCCACCGCACTACCGCAGGCAATGGAATGCACGGCGGCGCCTTGATGACGCTGGCAGACAGCGTCGGCGCCGTCTGTGCATTTCTGAACTTGCCGGCCGGCGCCAGTACGTCCACCACCAGTTCATCAACTGTCTTCACCCGCGGCGTCCGCAAGGGCACTGTCACCGCGACTGCCCGGCCACTACATGCGGGCCGCAGCACCATTGCCGTGGTGACGGAACTGCGCGACGACGAAGGCCGTCTGGTCGCCCAGGTCACGGCGTCGCAGGCTGTGTTGGGGCAGTGA
- a CDS encoding PIG-L family deacetylase → MSVLVLFHAHPDDEVFITGGVMRMAADAGHRVVVVTATDGALGEYPDGLLDDHETLAQRRSRELEASTDVLGASRVVSLHYPDSGMVGTPENENPDAFCNADVDEAAERLADVLREENADILTIYDSNGGYGHPDHIQVHYVGIRAAELAGTPYVYEASTNRDHMKMLMQANPEWTDEAQPPDIESFGLPAEQITTAVDVSSVIGSKRAAMYAHATQIGDFGPFLEMPTEMLTAAFGTEWFRRRNAPAGLAESALPL, encoded by the coding sequence ATGAGTGTCCTGGTGTTGTTCCACGCCCATCCCGATGACGAAGTATTCATTACCGGTGGCGTTATGAGAATGGCTGCCGACGCAGGCCATCGCGTCGTAGTTGTCACTGCCACCGACGGCGCCTTGGGTGAATACCCCGACGGCCTGCTCGATGATCACGAAACGCTGGCTCAGCGTCGTAGCCGCGAGCTCGAGGCGTCCACCGACGTCTTGGGCGCCAGCCGCGTCGTATCGCTGCACTACCCGGATTCGGGAATGGTCGGAACCCCGGAGAACGAGAATCCCGACGCCTTCTGCAATGCCGACGTCGACGAGGCCGCCGAGCGTCTGGCCGACGTACTTCGTGAAGAAAATGCCGACATCCTGACGATTTACGACTCCAACGGCGGTTACGGTCACCCCGACCACATTCAGGTCCACTACGTCGGCATCCGGGCTGCGGAACTCGCGGGCACCCCGTACGTCTACGAAGCGTCCACCAACCGCGATCACATGAAGATGCTGATGCAGGCCAACCCGGAGTGGACGGACGAGGCGCAACCGCCGGACATCGAATCCTTCGGACTACCGGCCGAACAGATCACCACCGCCGTCGACGTCAGTTCGGTGATCGGCTCCAAACGAGCCGCCATGTACGCGCACGCAACGCAGATCGGCGATTTCGGGCCGTTCCTCGAAATGCCCACCGAAATGCTCACCGCAGCATTCGGCACCGAGTGGTTCCGACGACGCAATGCGCCGGCCGGGCTGGCGGAGTCTGCACTGCCTTTGTAA
- a CDS encoding MFS transporter gives MTESADKGLMGAYREIFAAPGSVAFSAAGFIARLPIAMIGIGIVTMISQLRGDYALAGALAAVFALSCAVIAPAVSRAVDRFGQRAVLPLAAGVSAISIGTLLLAVRFEGPVWLLFALVVPAGATPTIGAMVRARWVAIYAGQPQMRTAFAFESVVDELCFVVGPVVSVGLSISLFPEAGPLVGLILLVVGTLLLVAQRSTEPKIHPRRPGRGRSVLANPAMWILIVVMVMLGTIFGVIDVGAIAFTKEQNSPGSATVLLALFAGASGLVGLIFGSMHPRRSLRGQLMIASAAVTILSVPLLLVGNVAALAGAYVLAGATIAPTLIIATALVEQIVPPEKLTEGMTLTVTGLGVGVAFGSALAGQLIDRYDVHSAYMLAVGAAVTASIVTACLFVKPSASTARPSSIE, from the coding sequence ATGACCGAATCCGCTGACAAAGGCCTGATGGGCGCCTATCGAGAGATCTTTGCCGCTCCCGGATCGGTGGCCTTCTCGGCCGCCGGATTCATCGCGCGACTGCCGATTGCGATGATCGGCATCGGGATCGTGACGATGATCTCGCAATTACGTGGCGACTACGCCCTTGCCGGCGCACTGGCTGCGGTGTTCGCGCTCTCGTGCGCCGTGATCGCGCCCGCTGTCTCCCGTGCCGTCGACCGCTTCGGTCAGCGTGCAGTACTGCCGTTGGCCGCCGGGGTCAGTGCCATTTCGATCGGCACGCTGTTGCTCGCGGTCCGGTTCGAGGGACCGGTGTGGCTGCTGTTCGCGCTGGTGGTCCCTGCCGGCGCGACCCCGACCATCGGTGCCATGGTCCGAGCCAGGTGGGTGGCGATCTACGCCGGACAGCCTCAGATGCGCACGGCCTTTGCCTTCGAATCCGTGGTCGACGAACTCTGCTTCGTGGTCGGCCCCGTCGTCTCGGTCGGGTTGAGTATCAGTCTCTTTCCCGAAGCCGGACCATTGGTGGGGCTGATCCTGCTGGTCGTCGGCACGCTCCTGCTGGTGGCGCAACGATCGACGGAACCCAAGATTCATCCGCGTCGACCGGGCCGTGGCCGTTCGGTACTAGCGAACCCGGCAATGTGGATTCTCATCGTCGTGATGGTGATGCTGGGGACCATCTTCGGCGTCATCGACGTGGGTGCCATCGCATTCACGAAAGAGCAGAACTCACCGGGTTCCGCGACGGTCCTTCTTGCGTTGTTTGCCGGTGCATCGGGACTCGTGGGCCTGATATTCGGCTCCATGCATCCGCGGAGATCGCTGCGCGGACAACTGATGATCGCCTCGGCGGCTGTCACGATTCTGAGCGTCCCACTCTTGCTCGTCGGCAATGTTGCGGCCCTGGCGGGTGCCTACGTCTTGGCCGGCGCAACCATCGCGCCGACGCTGATCATCGCCACGGCCCTCGTCGAGCAGATCGTTCCACCCGAGAAACTCACCGAAGGTATGACGCTCACTGTCACCGGACTCGGCGTGGGCGTGGCATTCGGATCGGCCCTGGCCGGGCAGTTGATCGACCGGTACGACGTGCATTCCGCTTACATGCTTGCCGTCGGTGCCGCTGTCACAGCCTCTATCGTGACGGCATGTCTATTCGTGAAGCCGTCAGCGTCGACGGCACGTCCATCGTCTATCGAGTAA